aactccAAAACGAGAAagcagaaaagaaaagaaaggaaagtaaAGGAACAAAAGACAATTGGGGAAAGACTTTACAAGCATTATCATTTCAGAGGCCTTTTCATTCCTCgttccaaaagttgaccaaaacCTTATTTGCCacatctctctctatatataaatatatatatatccttttaaTCTATAGGATCTTTTTTCATATAttgttcattttattttaaatgaaacAACAAAAAGCTCAGACGAACAAGAAATTAACGGATGCAACCGACAATAATATACTCAATGTGATTTCACAAGTGATGTTTGATTTGGGAGGGGGTACAGATCTTACCTATACTTTTATCGGGTAGATAAActgtttttgaattttaataaatcctcaacttaaaaaatatatatttccaaaatagatttgaaaaatacaaaagTGAAAAAACTGTGATGAAAATATCCAtgacaatttcaaaaaaaaaaaaaaactcgcGATCTTTAGATTTTCTCAAATGCAAAGAATTATATGGAGTCCAAAACCTACTCCATTTGCTCACAAACAAAAACCCTAGATTAACCCTTCTTAATTTTTACCAAACTTTATCTCATCCAAAATAATTCCCTTTTTCACATTGAAAAATCCTCAAGATACATATTGTATACCATGCCTCTCTATGTATGTGAGATCTCAAATGAGTTGTaagaaagaaattaaattccatggattaattttttttaatagctCCATAGACTTTCTGCATCAGAATTTCCTGGTGAATCATCGGACCGCGGCGAGTTCATTCTCGGCGGGCTCACCATCATTGCCTCCGCCATGTCAACTAGCAAATTAGGCATATCAAATAATGCCTCTTCATCAATGTATTCATGATCCCTAGTTTCCATCATATGCACACTCCCCGTCCTCGATGATTGATCATCCGTACCTGACAGAgatgaattcaaaatttaaattgtgCAGTTGAATTTTTATGGTTCTTTAATACTAGAATCATTGTACttttgaaattattaatttgtaTTCAACATTATTTGTCAAGATCATTATTTTAGTTTGTATTCATCATGTTTtgtatattaataaatattgaTCTAATTAACATGAAATATAGAGTAAGCTATTAGAATTGGAGGTTTTTTCCACTGTGAGTTAATGAAAAATTTGTATAGTAAAACATGGTTTTCACTCCTATTTTCCATCGAACCTGAAGAAATGCAAGGTGGGAAACAGATATTGGGAAATGTCTCAATTTTTCCAGTGTGAATTAATCAAAATATCTGTAAGTTTAGTCACTGAATATTTTCCAACAAAAAAATAGTACAATAATTTTTTAGTTGTGGTAAATCAACTCAGTAGACACTAATTTACAGGCTAATTTATATTGATATTGTAAAAACTGTTTACATTGCCAcagtatatataacttaaagttcatatatatttttatatcgaAAATACTGAATTCAGTTGAACATACTTCAAAAATGCGAATATATTTACCTGGTTGAGTTCCGGATGTGGTTTCTCCGGTTTCTATCTTCATCAGGGCCGCCGCTGTGGCGGCAGCTTTTCGTATATCCGCCGCTGCTGGCGAAGGAGGAAGTGAAGGATACAAATTAATATTACCGGGAAAGTTTATTACGGCGTCGTTTCCCTTTAGAGCCCTTGCAGCGACGTCGTATGCAGCAGCAGCCATTTCGGGTGTAGGATAAGTACCTAACCATATTCTCGTAGTCTTACGTGGCTCTCGAATTTCGGACACCCATTTTCCGCTTCTACATCGAATTCCGCGAAATACCGTATGTTTTCCACCTATCGGGCGGCCTGGAGAATCTGAGCCGCCCGATGAGGTGGAACTCATAGGGATAATATTTGGTAGTTGAACCATTTTTTGAGTAGAATTTGCATTTTCTAATTTTGAAATGTTTGATAATGGACTAGGTGTGTTTATTGTTTGAATATGTGTCTCCGGTGGTGGCGTTGGCGGCGTTGGTGGTGGAGGAGGTATAGGGAAGAGGGGTATTTTAGTACTTTCACTAGGTTGATGGGGAGGTTGGTTTATTTGGTTGGACTTGGTAGGATTTTGAGAGTCatccatgtatatatatgtttttttttttttttttgggtatgTATATGTAGATTATTGGGGGAgagggaggggggaggggggaggatGAGGTGGGGTATTTTGTAGGAGGACTTTGGAGAATGTGGTTTGGTATTTAAGGGAAGAAAAATATAGGTGCATAGAATATATTGATGAgttaaaaaaaagtgaaagcGTGGGGAATTCGTGGATAATTTGCTATTATATGGTTTCTACTAAAGTTGATAATATTGGCACACGTATTAGATACTACTAAAAACTAGCAAGCTTTAGCTGTTATCTACTAGTATTATATATTGTCTAATCCATTTACATGCTGTAACCAGgcacaattctcacatattaaTTACAAGTGTAATTGGGCAAAGTCAAGTCGGAGCAAGGGACTCATTCGAAATTTTTTCGATGAtagaaaattattatatatatatatagtatatgttgaattttttgattttttttgtatgtttattttttatatatattttttgaattttcgtagtgaaaattttgattttgtcACAGAGTAAAATTGTACATATTtcaattgaaataaataaatttaatttatttttttgttctgATATACGTAAATACTCCATTTATCCCTAAATActtgttatatttcattttacaaaaaataattcagtttaactctaaaaaaaattaaataatatgacGAGTAATTTGAACCGGGTAATATGTAATATTTGGTAGTAAGAAAACGGAATGAATAAGGTTTCATATTGTTGGAGACAAATTAAAGACAACATTGCTGTTCATGATGATTCTAATATATGTCTTAGATGAGCTAATCATAGGGtcatattgatgatttcaatttatttcataTCCTCTTTCTTTCAAATATGAATACAGCTTTAGTTGCATGAGTCCCACTAGAACTAATTTtcttccaatatatatataaaggtgGTTTTTGGTAAGTTTTTCTGTTCCTcgactaattttattttatttttgtatatatggctttatattttttctaattaattccCTGGATACATATAATTCAAAAGAATATGTGAATAATTTATATACAatacatttcttttttttatattgagGATTCGATCAATTGATATATTCACAGATGtttaaaattcaatttcttGATTCGTATCTTCAATTTTTGAGAACTTATAAAGTTTTTCCATCAAACTTTGATGCATGAACCTACAAAATCCTTCAAATAACATTTGATTAATCCCAGAATATTTATGGATATTCTCTCATTTTCATTACTGggcatttttttctttttatttataaaaataccactatttgttcatttttaaccacaaattttgattttaaattttgaagaaaattgacaaaaagCACTATCTCCAAGTGAACTCTAAGCGGCATTAATCTAAATTAGTTGAACTCGAGCTCCCACGTGAGTATCATAGGTTATAGACTTTTAGACTCCCAACTTTTTAGAAAATCAACTGTTTCCTTCGTTTTCTAGGCCCCAATTCAACGTTTAGTtgcatgataaaaaataaattgcagAGACAAGTAAAAGATGCCATTTTCcctaataaaaaataagaaacttGTATATTATAACTAATTGGCTACAGTAtaagagaaaataatatttgtttGTGGTCTGATAGAGGATATTTCAATGGACTAGAATTAACCAACAAGGCCTTTTAATTGATCTATATTAATGGCTACAACAAGTTGTCACGTTTCAAACTTGTGGATATCACTTGTATAAATACTCTCAAAGTATTTGGagagtcaaataaatttattttacttaatattttcatatgccattaagatattttatattatcaatatatatgatggtttaatttatatatatttttaatgtagtttttaaatatgtaaattttatttttaaaaaatttaaaatttctgTATTCAAATTCATGATATCCAGAGTGTATTCGAAGGACAGCAAATCCCACTTTGATGGCTGACTAGCTGATTTGATTATCGAGCAAGTGATCTCCTAAATAGGCGAGGGCCAAGGGGGAAGGGGGATTCTGAGTTCGATACCAACTACATGCATTTCTCAATCAAGCTCACCTAATCAATAAGACTTGTCAAGTGTGGTTTAcacatttttttgtgtgtatgaTTTGCCTCTGTTATGTTGGAGAGGATTTACCCAAAGAATAACATCTGTgaattttcttattataaaataaaaatgcgaTTCAAATTAAAGTGACTTACATCGTTCAAGCGATACCACATAAATTATTAGAGACactgtttttggtataggtaatGATTCAATTCATTTTCGTCCTGTCACTTCGACATTGCCAAAACCTTCACTAACAACATTAGACAAACCTTTTTTTGGTCCCATAATTGTCACATTGCGGGTCATACGATAATAAAAGtatctaagaaaaaaaaaattctttgttAATTTTAAGTTTGTACCAATCATGACATGACCATCGACTAGGTACGTTCAACAAGATGCATTAACTACGTACGAGAGTAACGTTATGATTTTTTTGCGTGTTATTTATTAGAGAGTACCTTGtgcataatatatacatataaaagggcagcccggtgtacttaagctcccgctatgcgcagggtccggggaagggcccgaccacaaggggtctattgtacgcagtcttaccttgcatttctgccagaggctgtttccaaggcttgaatccgtgacctcctgatcacatggcagcaactttaccagttactccaaggctccccttcaatatatacatataacataTGTTATTATTCACCAAAGAGTAACAAATATAAGTTTACTATCACCTTAATGTACCTCACTAACTTTTGCGGTGAGCTAAAGGGAATTGAGTGCGTTCAATTGAATCCACTTCAAAAAATATTGTGTGGCATAAATAGAGAAACAATAATTTTGATTGATTATATGTGATCAATCGTTGAATCTCTGACATAATAAAGAATTTCAAATTAATGGTaaagagatttcaaaaattatcttatGTTGTAGAATTTTACTTATAAGCACGAcactattattttcttaaatccctttgtatgaatttttattggagaattttcgcatatagccactcaaaaatatcttaattatgctccATAGCTATAatttgctaattacaattcgtaTCTATAGTTGTAGcagtgtttgtataattcgtgcaACATTAatatacgtttgtataattcgctatacaatttgcaGTTTTtatataacgtttgtatatttcactatacaactCATGTACAACGTTTGTATGATTCGCTGtacaatttgtagtgtttgtatatttcgctatacaattcgattcgcgCACGACGTTCGTataaatcgcgcgaattatacaaaactcaaactgtaattacaacTAGATGTTTGCCGCGAGCCATAAGTAATTCAAACTACAactatgttagctaattaactagtatatgtttgcttatccacataattttcctttttttattttgtcaatGTTACACAGTCACTAATCATGTTAGTAGACAATATATagtaaaacaaataatttaCTGTAATCAAGTACGAGAAATAATAGTTATTTACATGAATTTCTGTTTCTTAGTGCTCTGCTTAAATTCAaagcaactttttttttttgaattattcaaGATAAAAGtaaaaaccttttttttttcatatctagAGTTCCAATAATATAGTATGATATAAttggcaattttttttttatgaaagcTAGCCCAATATTTATCCAATTCAGGGTTCAAGTTCACCTAAGTTGCTAATTTCTAAGGAAAAACTAGGAGAATTGCAATACATTACTGACGTATTATTTAATATAGCTATAGTTTCACATAATTATGAATTGCGACTACAGTTCAATGAAATTTGATATTATACAAATTTGGGGGCTTATAAGAAAATCTGAAAGCAAATTTaggggctcatatacaaatctctaaagcaaatttgtattttcttttatatttgtatatttcggggctcatatacaaatttCTAAAGGTTTGTATTTGTATACAAAACAAATTTAGGGGCTCATATATAAATCTCTAAAGCGagtatgtatttttatataCAATCTCTTTGAAAGCCCAATTCGTATAATGCAGCGAGATATACAAACGGAAAAGtccaatttgtataatgcagcgagatatacaaacaaaaatttGCATATATCAACTGAAACTATAACTATAAAACGTAATTAGGTAAACTATAACTAAGGAGCCTAATTATATTTCAAGTCTTTACTATTTTCGAAAGTTCCTCTATTTCTAATAACAATTTTAGGGTTGAGATGGAGTCTAGTAATAGAATTCTTGTTTAGGCACAATTCAATTTGCGGTTAGGTTTTATGTTCCTCTTTATTATGTTTTaacattttgaattaaatttatAAGGGTGGGTCCTGGCCAAATTCCATATCACTCAATGTggcttaaataataataataaaatggcTAAATTAtccttttacacatattcccctaatatatttacttttactcccatatacaccaaaaaatttccaaattccctccttttcctttctctctctaaaccTCACTGATACATCCGCCCTCTTCCTTCATTCTTGCCCTAATTTGCTCTAGTTAATTAGTTACTCTTCAActgttaatcaatttcaaggttccaaaTAAGGTACTGTATCaatctttccttatatggaattttAATTCATCCTCGTTCAATCTGATttttcctaaaatttgtatattttgatttcttctgaaaatctttgaaaaatcttctaaatttttatcatttgctttcttctgtaaatctttctatttttatttctcataccttcaattatacatatggaatccgttcatggtctcaaacagtccactaaaaatcaacgaattcttgtttctcctggttctgattcgtcttgggaaggttacgacgaagttagatccaaatatcgtaacgatccagcagtgatgaataagctacgtgagaatttgaagtcgaaagctacagttaaacatgcacccaatgAAATAGACaaaaagattgaaggggttacaacacgccctaatctcccaaaggtatgtgttcaattaaattttttgttttagaatgaaaattttgtgaaggttttaatgattctgatacatatcatttatgtatcagatacataatatctttttaaaaggaaatctttttggagattttctatttctgatacatcatgtttaagtgtcagtttctgttgttttaatttttaatgattctgatacatatatatttatgtatcagatacataatgtctttttcaaatgtatttattttggagattttctatttctgatacatcatgtttaagtgtcagtttctgttgttttaatttttaacgattctgatacatatacagttatgtatcagatacataatgtctttttcaaatgtatttttttgaaaattttctacttctgatacatcatgtttaagtgtcagtttctattgttttaatttttaatgattctgatacatatatatttatgtatcagatacataatgtctttttcaaatgtaattatttgagatttactatttctgatacattatgtttaagtctcagtttctgttatttcaagtttaatgattctgatacatctacatttatgtatcagatacataatgtctgtttcatatgcaattttttgagaattactatttctgatacatcatctttaagcctcagtatttgttatttcaagttttaatgattctgatacatatacatttatgtatcagatacataatgtttttttcaaatgcaattttttggagatttactatttctgatacatcatgtgtaagtgtcattttttgatgtttcaagttaatgattctgatacatatacatttatgtatcagaatataatatataattgtttctgatacatcttctgtatgcatcagaatctcatctcatgcatcagatattttaatgcatatgatacatcgtatttatgtataaagttcaagttatatTTAACCATTTTTATGTCAATGCAGagaatgaaatacgtcatcaagaagatcacgtcccacccattgagattcggaacggcatatagggctaattttcttaatgattttgaatcatcaataggtgaagaagaTATAAAGTTATTTAGGCAATCCATATTTGGTCACTACTTAGATATGCCAAACTGCAACTTTCaagggcaaatcatcaaatgcctcttacttcttgaggtagaccaaaaaaacaaagaagaactgCACATTCGTCATGTGCAGGATAATATACTGCGATTTACAATAAATGATTTTGCTATCATTACTGGTTTGCGATGTACCGGTAATATGAATGACTTCAAGTATTCTGATGATCAAACAAGTAGATTattgtctttatattttcctGGTGCCAAAAATGGGGTCAACAAAGCTCGTTTCGTTGAGCGTTTTCTGGTTGGAGGATGGAAAACAAACGAAGATGCTGTTCAGATGGTCATTCTCTATTTCAtccatacttttattttttctcaactaggtgatgcacctatatcagttgatgattttaagatggTAGAAGATGGTAGTTATGAGCAATATCAATGGGGGAAAATaacatattcaaaattgataaaaggaaTGCGTTAGGAGTTTTCAAATGCCAAATAAATGTATCGTCTAGGCGGCATGCCATACGCTCTGAATGTTTGGATATATGAATGTGTATCTCAAGTTCCCTCTGAAATTGCTGTAAGAGTGGGTAataaaattcccagaattcttaACTGGCGTGTTGTCGCCGTGAAGCCAAAATTTGAGACCTTCATGTCTACCATTTTCAGTGAGGTATATGCTTTGAATATTATTCGTTTATGCACTGATTCATTATACATAAAATCtaagatacattatatattCATGACCTTGATACaatataatttgattcataaagtagatgtatcagctcatatatttatgtatcaggatataaatatatcaatatataatgtatctgatacatatactttatataacCTTTCTGAT
The genomic region above belongs to Solanum dulcamara chromosome 5, daSolDulc1.2, whole genome shotgun sequence and contains:
- the LOC129889977 gene encoding ethylene-responsive transcription factor ERF027-like yields the protein MDDSQNPTKSNQINQPPHQPSESTKIPLFPIPPPPPTPPTPPPETHIQTINTPSPLSNISKLENANSTQKMVQLPNIIPMSSTSSGGSDSPGRPIGGKHTVFRGIRCRSGKWVSEIREPRKTTRIWLGTYPTPEMAAAAYDVAARALKGNDAVINFPGNINLYPSLPPSPAAADIRKAAATAAALMKIETGETTSGTQPGTDDQSSRTGSVHMMETRDHEYIDEEALFDMPNLLVDMAEAMMVSPPRMNSPRSDDSPGNSDAESLWSY